The Avibacterium sp. 20-132 genome segment ATCAAGAATAGGGCCAACCATACGGCAAGGACCACACCAAGGCGCCCAAAAATCTAATAATACAGGGACATCAGATCTTAAAACATCTGCCTCGAAAGTGGCGTCAGTAGTATGTAATACTTCACTCATTTTATTTTCCTTATTTTTTGTTTCTAGCCATATTGGCGTGATTGCTAAAGTGTGGGCATCATAGCATAAAATCAAGTTGCTCACACTAATCAGTTCAATTGTTAAAAGTTAAGAAGATAACACTAGGTTAGGGCAAGGCTTACCTGTTTGCAAGGTATAAATATTCTCTAAGGTAACATTAGAAATACTGGTTAGCGCTTCTTCAGTAAGAAATGCTTGATGCCCTGTTAAAAGTACATTATGGCACGATGATAAACGGCGGAAGACATCATCTTGAATCACTTCGTTTGATTTATCTTCAAAGAATAGCTCACGTTCATTTTCGTACACATCCATTCCTAATGCGCCAATTTTACGTTGTTTTAACGCATCTATTGCGGCTTGTGTATCAATCAATGTTCCACGACTTGTATTGATAATCATCACCCCATCACGCATTTTAGCAAAGGCATCACGATTGAGTAGATGATAATTTTCTGGCGTAGCAGGGCAGTGCAACGTGATAATATGTGATTTTGCATACAATTCATCTAATTCAACATATTCTGCGCCTAATTCTTCGGCAACAGGATTTTTAAACGGATCGTAAGCCAAAATATGCATACCAAATCCTTTTAAGATGCGCATTACCGCAATGCCGATTTTTCCTGTACCAATCACGCCAACGGTGCGTCCGTGCATATTAAAGCCGGTTAAACCCTCAAGAGAGAAATTCGCTTCTCTTGTTCTTTGATAAGCACGATGAATTTTACGGTTTAGCGTTAGCATTAAACCAACGGTATGCTCAGCCACCGCCTCTGGTGAATAGGCTGGCACACGAACCACTTGAATGCCTAATTCTTGTGCTGCTTTGAGATCGACATTATTAAAACCAGCACAACGCAACGCCACCATTTTTACGCCAAGTGCGGCGAGTTTTTCTAATACTTTTCGACTGCCATCGTCATTCACGAAAATACACACCACATCGCAATGTTCCGCCATTTTCGCTGTCGATTCCGTGAGCATAAAATCAAAAAATTCCAGCTCGAAGCCGTATTTCACATTGACCAATTCTAAATATTTACGATCGTAGCTTTTGGTACTATAAACAGCGACTTTCATTATCTTTTCTCCGTTTTATGAGTTTAATTGGGCGAAGGCTTGTAGTAGATCCGCTTTGAGATCTTCCACATCTTCCAATCCCACCGAGAAACGTAGCAGGCAATTACACACACCACGGGCAATACGTTCTGCTTCTGGAATATCCATATGCGTTTGGGTTGCAGGGTAGGTGATGAAACTTTCTGTACCGCCAAGGCTTTCAGCAAAAGTAATGAGCTTAATTGCTTTTAAGAACGGATTTACCCAAGACTCTTCTTGCAAACGGAAAGAGAGCATTCCGCCTTTATTTGGATAAAGTACATCCTTCACTTGTGGTTGGCTTGCGAGGAATTTCGCTAATTCTTGTGCATTTTTTTGATGGCGTTCCATACGTAATGCTAAGGTTTTCATTCCGCGAATGGTTAAGAAACTATCAAATGGTGAAAGCACTGCGCCCGCCCCATTTTGGATATAGAATAAACGATCACATAATTCTTGCCCATTGGCAACGACTAAACCCACTAACGCATCATTATGCCCTGCAAGATATTTTGTGCCACTGTGGATTACGATATCAGCGCCACATTCTAAAGGACGGAAGAGTACTGGCGTTAAGAATGTATTATCAACAATAAGTAACAAATTATGTTTTTTCGCCAATTTAGCAATAGCTGGCACATCGCATTCTTCCATTAACGGATTTGAAGGGGTTTCCACAAAAATCGCTTTGGTGTTTGGCGTAATGGCCTGCTCAATGGCATCAAGAGAGGCCGTATTGACATAAATAGGTTTCACGCCGTGCGTATTTTTATAGGCGAAATCTAATAAACGATAAGTACCGCCATACACATCACTAGAGACAATCCATTCATCCGGAGAAGCAAATAACTGCATAATTAACTGAATGGCAGCCATACCTGAAGCGCAAGCAAAGCCTCTTTCACCGCCTTCTAATTTTGCAATAGTTTCTTCTAAAACGGTACGGGTTGGGTTTTTTGTTCGGGTATAATCATAACCGGTACTTTCACCAATACCGTGATGGCCATAGGCAGTGGAAAGAAAAATTGGCGTGGAAACGGCACCGGTTCTTTCATCTGTGCGATTGCCTGCTTGCGCGAGTAATGTTTCAATCTTATATTGTTGTGTCATATTCTTCCTCGTAAAAATTACAAAAAATTGTACCGCACTTTGTATTCATTAAAGAAAATAATTTTGTGCAGTCTTGATAAATAGAATAGTGCCATTTTGGCATAAAGGATCGCCTGTTGAAAGTAGATTTTAAATTTAGTTTGCTGATAAGACACAAGGATTAAAAACGATCTAAAATTATCCATAAATCGCTTTGTTTTAAAACAAGTTTGTTAGCTTTGCATTTTTTTTCATCAATCAATAATGTTTTTTCATATTTTTAATTGACAGCGTTCAAGAAGTTAGTAAAATGCACGCCACTGACAGCGAATGTGTTGCAGCGAAAGCGGGAATAGCTCAGTTGGTAGAGCACGACCTTGCCAAGGTCGGGGTCGCGAGTTCGAGCCTCGTTTCCCGCTCCAATTTGCGCTACGGCGTGTTAGCAAAGCGGTTATGCACTGGATTGCAAATCCATGTAGCTCGGTTCGACTCCGGGACACGCCTCCATATTTCAACCGCAGTCAGCATATCACTCAGCCCGAGTGGTGAAATCGGTAGACACAAGGGATTTAAAATCCCTCGACTTTCGAGTCGTGGCGGTTCAAGTCCGCCCTCGGGCACCATTTGAAATCAACTCTTAAGTAGAGTTTAAAGTAAGATTTGATCAATTCTAGATACTCTCTTCTATGTAA includes the following:
- a CDS encoding methionine biosynthesis PLP-dependent protein, with amino-acid sequence MTQQYKIETLLAQAGNRTDERTGAVSTPIFLSTAYGHHGIGESTGYDYTRTKNPTRTVLEETIAKLEGGERGFACASGMAAIQLIMQLFASPDEWIVSSDVYGGTYRLLDFAYKNTHGVKPIYVNTASLDAIEQAITPNTKAIFVETPSNPLMEECDVPAIAKLAKKHNLLLIVDNTFLTPVLFRPLECGADIVIHSGTKYLAGHNDALVGLVVANGQELCDRLFYIQNGAGAVLSPFDSFLTIRGMKTLALRMERHQKNAQELAKFLASQPQVKDVLYPNKGGMLSFRLQEESWVNPFLKAIKLITFAESLGGTESFITYPATQTHMDIPEAERIARGVCNCLLRFSVGLEDVEDLKADLLQAFAQLNS
- a CDS encoding 2-hydroxyacid dehydrogenase, which translates into the protein MKVAVYSTKSYDRKYLELVNVKYGFELEFFDFMLTESTAKMAEHCDVVCIFVNDDGSRKVLEKLAALGVKMVALRCAGFNNVDLKAAQELGIQVVRVPAYSPEAVAEHTVGLMLTLNRKIHRAYQRTREANFSLEGLTGFNMHGRTVGVIGTGKIGIAVMRILKGFGMHILAYDPFKNPVAEELGAEYVELDELYAKSHIITLHCPATPENYHLLNRDAFAKMRDGVMIINTSRGTLIDTQAAIDALKQRKIGALGMDVYENERELFFEDKSNEVIQDDVFRRLSSCHNVLLTGHQAFLTEEALTSISNVTLENIYTLQTGKPCPNLVLSS